One Campylobacter massiliensis DNA window includes the following coding sequences:
- a CDS encoding MlaD family protein produces MGNKINYTLIGLFFVLVVSALGIAAWWLGGYGKKADDYRSYFIKTTSLPSGIKKDSTVKFIGVDAGTVKDIRFADEKEALIELELSVRKDIPIRTDSTASAEIQGITGIGYLNISRGSMDSPLFDKNEKAYIGLEASFFDKIGDRAEYLTKNLESTFKNINKFLSDENAAKFSSILVSVDEAAKKINAGNLDINATIANANEVLANANLTLTELKKALKNASGTLEFVNSFTTKAADAAQALKNLQTAIAEKIKSGEYDVKDALNTIGDETERTLLSFQKLISDFRNTLFRLEDDPYEFFFKDTQKKDEK; encoded by the coding sequence GTGGGAAATAAAATAAATTATACTTTGATAGGCCTCTTTTTCGTGCTCGTCGTGAGCGCGCTAGGCATCGCGGCGTGGTGGCTGGGCGGATACGGGAAAAAAGCCGATGATTACAGGTCGTATTTCATCAAAACTACAAGCCTGCCAAGCGGCATCAAAAAGGACTCCACGGTCAAATTTATCGGCGTAGACGCGGGCACGGTCAAGGATATTCGCTTTGCCGACGAAAAAGAGGCCCTCATCGAGCTTGAGCTCTCCGTAAGGAAAGATATACCGATAAGAACCGATAGCACGGCGTCTGCGGAGATACAGGGCATCACGGGCATCGGCTACCTAAATATCTCGCGCGGCAGCATGGATAGCCCGCTCTTTGATAAAAACGAAAAGGCCTACATCGGGCTTGAGGCGAGTTTTTTTGACAAAATCGGCGACAGAGCCGAGTATCTAACGAAAAATTTAGAGTCTACCTTTAAAAATATCAATAAATTTTTAAGCGACGAAAACGCGGCTAAATTTTCGTCTATCCTGGTTTCGGTTGATGAAGCCGCGAAGAAGATAAACGCCGGAAATCTCGATATAAACGCGACTATCGCAAACGCGAACGAGGTTTTGGCAAATGCAAATTTGACGCTAACCGAGCTAAAAAAAGCGCTAAAAAACGCCTCGGGCACGCTTGAGTTCGTAAATTCGTTTACGACCAAGGCTGCAGACGCCGCGCAGGCGCTAAAAAATCTACAAACCGCGATAGCAGAAAAGATAAAAAGCGGCGAATACGACGTAAAAGACGCGCTAAATACGATTGGCGACGAGACGGAGAGGACGCTGCTTAGCTTCCAAAAGCTCATTTCGGATTTCAGAAATACCCTTTTTAGACTCGAGGACGACCCGTACGAGTTTTTCTTTAAAGACACGCAGAAAAAGGACGAAAAATGA
- a CDS encoding ABC transporter ATP-binding protein has protein sequence MIIKATDLTTKFGDRVIHDGLNFHVNEAEIYGLLGGSGTGKSTLMKTMIYLKEPSAGKVEMLGRDLWSLDEAARQEMKLACSVMFQFGALYTSMNVLENIYILLKEYSGMSERSMREIAMFWLQKVGLSENVALQYPSELSGGMKKRVAMARALVLSPKILFLDEPNSGLDPSSARAFDELVVELRDTLGVTVVMVTHDIDSICTILDRFLILQDKKIAFEGTFEQLMQMPENPLEELLKTRKNGGK, from the coding sequence ATGATAATAAAAGCGACTGATTTAACGACGAAATTCGGCGACAGAGTGATCCACGACGGGCTAAATTTTCACGTAAACGAGGCTGAAATTTACGGGCTACTGGGCGGTAGCGGCACGGGCAAGTCGACGCTGATGAAAACTATGATATATCTAAAAGAGCCAAGCGCCGGCAAAGTCGAGATGTTAGGGCGCGATCTATGGTCGCTAGACGAAGCGGCTAGACAGGAGATGAAGCTCGCATGCAGCGTGATGTTTCAGTTCGGTGCGCTTTATACCTCGATGAACGTGCTGGAAAATATCTACATCCTACTAAAAGAGTATAGCGGTATGAGCGAGCGCTCTATGCGCGAGATAGCGATGTTTTGGCTGCAAAAAGTAGGCCTTAGCGAAAACGTCGCGCTGCAATACCCAAGCGAGCTAAGCGGCGGTATGAAAAAGCGCGTAGCGATGGCTAGAGCGCTGGTGCTGAGTCCTAAAATTTTGTTTTTAGACGAGCCAAACTCCGGCCTTGATCCAAGCAGCGCGCGCGCCTTTGACGAGCTAGTGGTCGAGCTACGAGATACGCTTGGCGTCACGGTCGTGATGGTGACGCACGATATAGACAGCATTTGTACGATTTTGGATAGATTTTTGATACTTCAGGATAAAAAGATAGCCTTCGAGGGGACTTTTGAGCAGCTGATGCAAATGCCCGAAAATCCGCTCGAAGAGCTTTTAAAAACAAGGAAAAACGGTGGGAAATAA